The Brachyhypopomus gauderio isolate BG-103 chromosome 2, BGAUD_0.2, whole genome shotgun sequence genome contains a region encoding:
- the siae gene encoding sialate O-acetylesterase isoform X1, producing MHARVCVSLIICVFAPVSFGNDFRFASYYGDHMVLQRAPERAVVWGYATVGAKVELSLSGPKYNLVNSIHVISGVWTVSLEPVPAGGPYNLTAVQRGSTISEIVLTDILFGDVWLCGGQSNMAFTLAQVYNASEELAMASSFPDVRIFQAALEQSTVELNDLAGVEVPWSRPNPELLGGKDFTHFSAVCWLFGRYLYETMKFPIGLVESCWNGTPIEAWSSPRVLHKCGLQTSGDSHLWDNQWTNGVLWNAMIHPFLKMTIKGVIWYQGEANTLYNQAKYSCTFPALIDDWREMFHAGSEGQTAQVFPFGFVQLCTYKKTSQDGFPEIRWHQTADYGFVPNERMEKTFMAVAMDLPDETSPWGSIHPRDKQDVAYRLVLGARAVAYGEKNVSFQGPFPQHTLIIKTFVNITFDQNITASLSNDTFEICCSQEKKLCTAGSKWLPAPMHEWGTNYVLVSIAKCPVDYVAAVRYAWSDWPCAFKACAIYTADGVLPAPLFLLNRWPENSLQRVYNNI from the exons ATGCACGCTCGCGTTTGTGTTTCTCTCATTATTTGCGTCTTTGCACCAGTTTCATTTG GAAATGATTTCCGCTTCGCGTCCTACTATGGGGACCACATGGTTCTGCAGAGAGCTCCAGAGAGGGCCGTTGTGTGGGGATATGCCACAGTTGGAGCTAAAGTCGAGCTCTCTCTATCAGGACCAAAATATAACCTAGTAAACTCTATCCATGTTATTAGTG GTGTTTGGACAGTGAGCCTTGAGCCAGTACCAGCCGGCGGTCCCTATAACCTGACTGCTGTCCAGAGAGGAAGTACTATTAGTGAGATCGTGCTCACAGACATACTGTTCGGAGATGTATGGTTATGTGGAGGACAGAGCAACATGGCCTTCACACTTGCTCAG GTGTATAATGCCTCTGAGGAGTTGGCCATGGCTTCCAGCTTCCCTGATGTGAGGATCTTCCAGGCTGCCCTGGAGCAGAGCACCGTTGAGCTGAACGACCTCGCTGGGGTGGAGGTTCCGTGGTCCAGGCCTAATCCAG AGCTGCTCGGAGGAAAGGATTTCACCCACTTCTCAGCCGTTTGCTGGCTGTTTGGCCGCTACCTCTACGAGACCATGAAGTTCCCGATAGGTTTAGTGGAGTCCTGCTGGAATGGAACCCCTATAGAGGCCTGGTCCTCCCCAAGGGTGCTACACAAGTGTGGGCTACAGACATCTGGTGACAG TCATCTTTGGGATAACCAGTGGACCAATGGAGTGTTATGGAATGCCATGATCCACCCCTTCCTTAAAATGACCATTAAAGGAGTTATATGGTATCAAG GTGAAGCAAACACGCTGTACAATCAAGCTAAGTACTCGTGCACGTTCCCTGCACTGATTGATGACTGGAGAGAGATGTTCCATGCAGGCTCTGAAGGACAGACTGCACAAGTCTTCCCCTTCGGATTTGTACAG CTGTGTACCTATAAGAAAACCTCACAAGATGGATTCCCAGAGATTCGGTGGCACCAGACGGCAGACTATGGCTTTGTCCCTAATGAGCGCATGGAGAAAACCTTCATGGCTGTTGCTATGGACTTACCAGATGAGACTTCACCTTGGGGCAg TATTCACCCACGGGATAAACAGGATGTGGCATATAGGCTGGTGCTGGGAGCGCGAGCTGTTGCCTATGGGGAGAAAAACGTCTCCTTCCAGGGCCCCttcccccaacacaccctcatcaTTAAGACCTTCGTAAACATTACCTTCGATCAAAACATCACAGCCAGCCTCTCCAACGATACTTTTGAG ATCTGTTGCTCGCAGGAGAAGAAGCTGTGTACTGCAGGTTCCAAATGGCTCCCGGCCCCAATGCATGAATGGGGCACCAATTATGTCCTGGTATCGATAGCGAAGTGTCCTGTTGACTATGTAGCTGCTGTGCGCTATGCTTGGAGTGACTGGCCCTGTGCCTTTAAAGCATGTGCCATCTACACTGCAGATGGAGTCTTACCAGCACCCTTGTTCCTGCTCAACCGTTGGCCAGAAAACAGCTTACAAAGagtttataataatatataa
- the siae gene encoding sialate O-acetylesterase isoform X2 codes for MHGSMDLGNDFRFASYYGDHMVLQRAPERAVVWGYATVGAKVELSLSGPKYNLVNSIHVISGVWTVSLEPVPAGGPYNLTAVQRGSTISEIVLTDILFGDVWLCGGQSNMAFTLAQVYNASEELAMASSFPDVRIFQAALEQSTVELNDLAGVEVPWSRPNPELLGGKDFTHFSAVCWLFGRYLYETMKFPIGLVESCWNGTPIEAWSSPRVLHKCGLQTSGDSHLWDNQWTNGVLWNAMIHPFLKMTIKGVIWYQGEANTLYNQAKYSCTFPALIDDWREMFHAGSEGQTAQVFPFGFVQLCTYKKTSQDGFPEIRWHQTADYGFVPNERMEKTFMAVAMDLPDETSPWGSIHPRDKQDVAYRLVLGARAVAYGEKNVSFQGPFPQHTLIIKTFVNITFDQNITASLSNDTFEICCSQEKKLCTAGSKWLPAPMHEWGTNYVLVSIAKCPVDYVAAVRYAWSDWPCAFKACAIYTADGVLPAPLFLLNRWPENSLQRVYNNI; via the exons ATGCATGGAAGTATGGACCTTG GAAATGATTTCCGCTTCGCGTCCTACTATGGGGACCACATGGTTCTGCAGAGAGCTCCAGAGAGGGCCGTTGTGTGGGGATATGCCACAGTTGGAGCTAAAGTCGAGCTCTCTCTATCAGGACCAAAATATAACCTAGTAAACTCTATCCATGTTATTAGTG GTGTTTGGACAGTGAGCCTTGAGCCAGTACCAGCCGGCGGTCCCTATAACCTGACTGCTGTCCAGAGAGGAAGTACTATTAGTGAGATCGTGCTCACAGACATACTGTTCGGAGATGTATGGTTATGTGGAGGACAGAGCAACATGGCCTTCACACTTGCTCAG GTGTATAATGCCTCTGAGGAGTTGGCCATGGCTTCCAGCTTCCCTGATGTGAGGATCTTCCAGGCTGCCCTGGAGCAGAGCACCGTTGAGCTGAACGACCTCGCTGGGGTGGAGGTTCCGTGGTCCAGGCCTAATCCAG AGCTGCTCGGAGGAAAGGATTTCACCCACTTCTCAGCCGTTTGCTGGCTGTTTGGCCGCTACCTCTACGAGACCATGAAGTTCCCGATAGGTTTAGTGGAGTCCTGCTGGAATGGAACCCCTATAGAGGCCTGGTCCTCCCCAAGGGTGCTACACAAGTGTGGGCTACAGACATCTGGTGACAG TCATCTTTGGGATAACCAGTGGACCAATGGAGTGTTATGGAATGCCATGATCCACCCCTTCCTTAAAATGACCATTAAAGGAGTTATATGGTATCAAG GTGAAGCAAACACGCTGTACAATCAAGCTAAGTACTCGTGCACGTTCCCTGCACTGATTGATGACTGGAGAGAGATGTTCCATGCAGGCTCTGAAGGACAGACTGCACAAGTCTTCCCCTTCGGATTTGTACAG CTGTGTACCTATAAGAAAACCTCACAAGATGGATTCCCAGAGATTCGGTGGCACCAGACGGCAGACTATGGCTTTGTCCCTAATGAGCGCATGGAGAAAACCTTCATGGCTGTTGCTATGGACTTACCAGATGAGACTTCACCTTGGGGCAg TATTCACCCACGGGATAAACAGGATGTGGCATATAGGCTGGTGCTGGGAGCGCGAGCTGTTGCCTATGGGGAGAAAAACGTCTCCTTCCAGGGCCCCttcccccaacacaccctcatcaTTAAGACCTTCGTAAACATTACCTTCGATCAAAACATCACAGCCAGCCTCTCCAACGATACTTTTGAG ATCTGTTGCTCGCAGGAGAAGAAGCTGTGTACTGCAGGTTCCAAATGGCTCCCGGCCCCAATGCATGAATGGGGCACCAATTATGTCCTGGTATCGATAGCGAAGTGTCCTGTTGACTATGTAGCTGCTGTGCGCTATGCTTGGAGTGACTGGCCCTGTGCCTTTAAAGCATGTGCCATCTACACTGCAGATGGAGTCTTACCAGCACCCTTGTTCCTGCTCAACCGTTGGCCAGAAAACAGCTTACAAAGagtttataataatatataa
- the siae gene encoding sialate O-acetylesterase isoform X3 has translation MVLQRAPERAVVWGYATVGAKVELSLSGPKYNLVNSIHVISGVWTVSLEPVPAGGPYNLTAVQRGSTISEIVLTDILFGDVWLCGGQSNMAFTLAQVYNASEELAMASSFPDVRIFQAALEQSTVELNDLAGVEVPWSRPNPELLGGKDFTHFSAVCWLFGRYLYETMKFPIGLVESCWNGTPIEAWSSPRVLHKCGLQTSGDSHLWDNQWTNGVLWNAMIHPFLKMTIKGVIWYQGEANTLYNQAKYSCTFPALIDDWREMFHAGSEGQTAQVFPFGFVQLCTYKKTSQDGFPEIRWHQTADYGFVPNERMEKTFMAVAMDLPDETSPWGSIHPRDKQDVAYRLVLGARAVAYGEKNVSFQGPFPQHTLIIKTFVNITFDQNITASLSNDTFEICCSQEKKLCTAGSKWLPAPMHEWGTNYVLVSIAKCPVDYVAAVRYAWSDWPCAFKACAIYTADGVLPAPLFLLNRWPENSLQRVYNNI, from the exons ATGGTTCTGCAGAGAGCTCCAGAGAGGGCCGTTGTGTGGGGATATGCCACAGTTGGAGCTAAAGTCGAGCTCTCTCTATCAGGACCAAAATATAACCTAGTAAACTCTATCCATGTTATTAGTG GTGTTTGGACAGTGAGCCTTGAGCCAGTACCAGCCGGCGGTCCCTATAACCTGACTGCTGTCCAGAGAGGAAGTACTATTAGTGAGATCGTGCTCACAGACATACTGTTCGGAGATGTATGGTTATGTGGAGGACAGAGCAACATGGCCTTCACACTTGCTCAG GTGTATAATGCCTCTGAGGAGTTGGCCATGGCTTCCAGCTTCCCTGATGTGAGGATCTTCCAGGCTGCCCTGGAGCAGAGCACCGTTGAGCTGAACGACCTCGCTGGGGTGGAGGTTCCGTGGTCCAGGCCTAATCCAG AGCTGCTCGGAGGAAAGGATTTCACCCACTTCTCAGCCGTTTGCTGGCTGTTTGGCCGCTACCTCTACGAGACCATGAAGTTCCCGATAGGTTTAGTGGAGTCCTGCTGGAATGGAACCCCTATAGAGGCCTGGTCCTCCCCAAGGGTGCTACACAAGTGTGGGCTACAGACATCTGGTGACAG TCATCTTTGGGATAACCAGTGGACCAATGGAGTGTTATGGAATGCCATGATCCACCCCTTCCTTAAAATGACCATTAAAGGAGTTATATGGTATCAAG GTGAAGCAAACACGCTGTACAATCAAGCTAAGTACTCGTGCACGTTCCCTGCACTGATTGATGACTGGAGAGAGATGTTCCATGCAGGCTCTGAAGGACAGACTGCACAAGTCTTCCCCTTCGGATTTGTACAG CTGTGTACCTATAAGAAAACCTCACAAGATGGATTCCCAGAGATTCGGTGGCACCAGACGGCAGACTATGGCTTTGTCCCTAATGAGCGCATGGAGAAAACCTTCATGGCTGTTGCTATGGACTTACCAGATGAGACTTCACCTTGGGGCAg TATTCACCCACGGGATAAACAGGATGTGGCATATAGGCTGGTGCTGGGAGCGCGAGCTGTTGCCTATGGGGAGAAAAACGTCTCCTTCCAGGGCCCCttcccccaacacaccctcatcaTTAAGACCTTCGTAAACATTACCTTCGATCAAAACATCACAGCCAGCCTCTCCAACGATACTTTTGAG ATCTGTTGCTCGCAGGAGAAGAAGCTGTGTACTGCAGGTTCCAAATGGCTCCCGGCCCCAATGCATGAATGGGGCACCAATTATGTCCTGGTATCGATAGCGAAGTGTCCTGTTGACTATGTAGCTGCTGTGCGCTATGCTTGGAGTGACTGGCCCTGTGCCTTTAAAGCATGTGCCATCTACACTGCAGATGGAGTCTTACCAGCACCCTTGTTCCTGCTCAACCGTTGGCCAGAAAACAGCTTACAAAGagtttataataatatataa
- the siae gene encoding sialate O-acetylesterase isoform X4 gives MLLVFTPTGVWTVSLEPVPAGGPYNLTAVQRGSTISEIVLTDILFGDVWLCGGQSNMAFTLAQVYNASEELAMASSFPDVRIFQAALEQSTVELNDLAGVEVPWSRPNPELLGGKDFTHFSAVCWLFGRYLYETMKFPIGLVESCWNGTPIEAWSSPRVLHKCGLQTSGDSHLWDNQWTNGVLWNAMIHPFLKMTIKGVIWYQGEANTLYNQAKYSCTFPALIDDWREMFHAGSEGQTAQVFPFGFVQLCTYKKTSQDGFPEIRWHQTADYGFVPNERMEKTFMAVAMDLPDETSPWGSIHPRDKQDVAYRLVLGARAVAYGEKNVSFQGPFPQHTLIIKTFVNITFDQNITASLSNDTFEICCSQEKKLCTAGSKWLPAPMHEWGTNYVLVSIAKCPVDYVAAVRYAWSDWPCAFKACAIYTADGVLPAPLFLLNRWPENSLQRVYNNI, from the exons ATGTTATTAGTG TTCACTCCCACAGGTGTTTGGACAGTGAGCCTTGAGCCAGTACCAGCCGGCGGTCCCTATAACCTGACTGCTGTCCAGAGAGGAAGTACTATTAGTGAGATCGTGCTCACAGACATACTGTTCGGAGATGTATGGTTATGTGGAGGACAGAGCAACATGGCCTTCACACTTGCTCAG GTGTATAATGCCTCTGAGGAGTTGGCCATGGCTTCCAGCTTCCCTGATGTGAGGATCTTCCAGGCTGCCCTGGAGCAGAGCACCGTTGAGCTGAACGACCTCGCTGGGGTGGAGGTTCCGTGGTCCAGGCCTAATCCAG AGCTGCTCGGAGGAAAGGATTTCACCCACTTCTCAGCCGTTTGCTGGCTGTTTGGCCGCTACCTCTACGAGACCATGAAGTTCCCGATAGGTTTAGTGGAGTCCTGCTGGAATGGAACCCCTATAGAGGCCTGGTCCTCCCCAAGGGTGCTACACAAGTGTGGGCTACAGACATCTGGTGACAG TCATCTTTGGGATAACCAGTGGACCAATGGAGTGTTATGGAATGCCATGATCCACCCCTTCCTTAAAATGACCATTAAAGGAGTTATATGGTATCAAG GTGAAGCAAACACGCTGTACAATCAAGCTAAGTACTCGTGCACGTTCCCTGCACTGATTGATGACTGGAGAGAGATGTTCCATGCAGGCTCTGAAGGACAGACTGCACAAGTCTTCCCCTTCGGATTTGTACAG CTGTGTACCTATAAGAAAACCTCACAAGATGGATTCCCAGAGATTCGGTGGCACCAGACGGCAGACTATGGCTTTGTCCCTAATGAGCGCATGGAGAAAACCTTCATGGCTGTTGCTATGGACTTACCAGATGAGACTTCACCTTGGGGCAg TATTCACCCACGGGATAAACAGGATGTGGCATATAGGCTGGTGCTGGGAGCGCGAGCTGTTGCCTATGGGGAGAAAAACGTCTCCTTCCAGGGCCCCttcccccaacacaccctcatcaTTAAGACCTTCGTAAACATTACCTTCGATCAAAACATCACAGCCAGCCTCTCCAACGATACTTTTGAG ATCTGTTGCTCGCAGGAGAAGAAGCTGTGTACTGCAGGTTCCAAATGGCTCCCGGCCCCAATGCATGAATGGGGCACCAATTATGTCCTGGTATCGATAGCGAAGTGTCCTGTTGACTATGTAGCTGCTGTGCGCTATGCTTGGAGTGACTGGCCCTGTGCCTTTAAAGCATGTGCCATCTACACTGCAGATGGAGTCTTACCAGCACCCTTGTTCCTGCTCAACCGTTGGCCAGAAAACAGCTTACAAAGagtttataataatatataa
- the clasrp gene encoding CLK4-associating serine/arginine rich protein isoform X1, which produces MWQEARKHERKLRGMMVDYKRRGERRREYYEKIKKDPAQFLQVHGRAYKIHLDSAVALAAESPVNMMPWQGDPNNMIDRFDVRAHLDYIPMYTPTLLSTTTPEQESEERKCNYERYRGLVQNDFANISEEQCLYQIYVDELYGGLQKPIEDEKKKLTEKKAQIGYTYEDSTVPEQDARSDKGDEENSEEEESEEDEVIPDIDVEVDVDELSTEQELDLNKMATPYGMGEGDFVWMLRKDKEEVEAIKHAKALEAEKAMYSGRRSRRQRREFREKYMKGRQISPPSYARRDSPTYDPYKRPQSESSSESRSRSRSPGNDKITFITSFGGSDDEGTATAQAPPSAQSSHAPSNPAGHSRGSRRRRSSSSRSSYSSRSSSRHSSRSSSRSRRGRRARGARDVRHSRSRSRRRSDSRSRQRGGAGGGGGSRRRYERTRSRSTERERDRGRHYAPRRRTRSHSRSRSADRGRRGGRSSRSRSRSADRGRRGGRSCGYRRGGASSSRSPSCSIPTSQSPSPSSRSSQTATAGLSDKLRKPDTPGGKETGAAKPKMTPQEKLKIRMQKALNKQSKADKKAAQVKIQQQEHKRQEREGVLRAMARKIRMKERERRERERDEWERQYGRQSHSPSPNAKYSRDYGSSRRRSRSRSRSPYYRY; this is translated from the exons ATGTGGCAGGAGGCTCGCAAACATGAGCGCAAGTTGCGCGGTATGATGGTAGACTACAAACGCCGCGGGGAACGGCGGCGTGAGTACTACGAGAAAATT AAAAAGGACCCAGCCCAGTTTCTGCAGGTTCATGGTCGTGCCTATAAAATCCACCTCGATTCGGCTGTAGCCTTGGCCGCCGAGAGTCCCGTCAACAT GATGCCATGGCAGGGAGACCCCAACAACATGATTGACAGGTTCGATGTCAGGGCGCACCTGGACTACATTCCCATGTACACACCTACCCTACTGAGCACCAC TACCCCTGAGCAGGAATCCGAGGAAAGGAAAtgcaattatgaacgttatcgAGGCCTGGTGCAGAACGACTTTGCCAACA TCTCCGAGGAGCAGTGTTTGTACCAGATATATGTGGACGAACTCTACGGCGGCCTACAAAAACCAATTGAGGACGAGAAGAAAAA GCTGACTGAGAAGAAGGCGCAGATCGGCTACACGTACGAGGACAGCACGGTGCCCGAACAGGACGCTCGCTCGGACAAAGGAGACGAGGAGAACTCAGAGGAGGAAGAGTCAGAAGAGGATGAGGTGATCCCTGACATCG ATGTTGAGGTGGACGTGGACGAGCTGAGTACGGAGCAGGAACTGGACCTAAACAAGATGGCCACGCCGTACGGCATGGGAGAAGGAGACTTCGTCTG GATGTTGAGAAAAGACAAGGAGGAAGTGGAGGCCATAAAACATGCCAAAGCGCTGGAGGCAGAGAAGGCGATGTACTCG GGCCGGCGATCTcgcagacagaggagagagttcCGTGAAAAATACATGAAGGGAAGGCAAATCAGTCCTCCCAG CTATGCCAGAAGAGATAGTCCCACCTATGACCCCTACAAACG ACCTCAGTCCGAGTCGAGTTCGGAGTCGCGTTCTCGTTCGAGGTCCCCAGGCAACGATAAGATCACCTTCATCACCAGCTTTGGGGGAAGTGACGACGAGGGCACTGCGACCGCACAAGCCCCGCCTTCTGCGCAGTCAAGCCACGCCCCCTCCAACCCTGCAGGTCATAGCAGGGGCTCCCG CAGGAGGCGCTCCTCCTCCAGCCGCTCTTCCTACTCCTCACGCTCCTCCTCGCGCCACTCGTCCCGCTCGTCGTCCCGGTCCAGGCGCGGGCGGCGGGCACGCGGAGCTCGCGACGTCCGGCACTCGCGCTCTCGCTCCCGCCGCCGCTCCGACTCCAGGTCGCGCCAGCGCGGAGGGGCGGGGGGCGGCGGAGGCTCCAGAAGACGCTACGAACGCACGCGCTCCCGCTCCACGGAGAGAGAGCGCGACAGGGGGAGGCACTACGCACCACGCAGGCGAACCAG GTCACACTCTCGATCTCGATCGGCTGACCGCGGTCGGCGAGGCGGGCGGAGTTCCCGCTCTCGCTCTCGCTCGGCTGACCGCGGCCGtcgaggtgggcggagttgtGGTTAcaggaggggcggagccagcaGCAGTCGAAGTCCGTCCTGCTCCATTCCCACCAGCcaaagcccctccccttcctcccGCTCCAGCCAGACCGCCACAGCCGGTCTTTCTGACAAACTGAGAAA GCCTGACACTCCGGGTGGTAAAGAGACGGGAGCTGCCAAA CCCAAGATGACCCCCCAAGAAAAGCTGAAGATTCGCATGCAGAAGGCTCTCAACAAACAAT CCAAGGCGGATAAGAAGGCCGCACAAGTAAAAATCCAGCAGCAGGAACACAAacgacag GAACGAGAAGGAGTCCTAAGAGCCATGGCTCGCAAAATACGCATGAA GGAGCGAGAGCGGCGGGAGAGGGAGCGGGATGAGTGGGAACGTCAGTATGGCCGCCAGAGCCATTCACCTTCCCCTAACGCcaaataca GTCGAGATTACGGCTCATCCAGACG GAGGTCGCGCTCCAGATCACGAAGCCCGTACTATCGCTACTGA
- the clasrp gene encoding CLK4-associating serine/arginine rich protein isoform X2 gives MWQEARKHERKLRGMMVDYKRRGERRREYYEKIKKDPAQFLQVHGRAYKIHLDSAVALAAESPVNMMPWQGDPNNMIDRFDVRAHLDYIPMYTPTLLSTTTPEQESEERKCNYERYRGLVQNDFANISEEQCLYQIYVDELYGGLQKPIEDEKKKLTEKKAQIGYTYEDSTVPEQDARSDKGDEENSEEEESEEDEVIPDIDVEVDVDELSTEQELDLNKMATPYGMGEGDFVWMLRKDKEEVEAIKHAKALEAEKAMYSGRRSRRQRREFREKYMKGRQISPPSYARRDSPTYDPYKRPQSESSSESRSRSRSPGNDKITFITSFGGSDDEGTATAQAPPSAQSSHAPSNPAGHSRGSRRRSSSSRSSYSSRSSSRHSSRSSSRSRRGRRARGARDVRHSRSRSRRRSDSRSRQRGGAGGGGGSRRRYERTRSRSTERERDRGRHYAPRRRTRSHSRSRSADRGRRGGRSSRSRSRSADRGRRGGRSCGYRRGGASSSRSPSCSIPTSQSPSPSSRSSQTATAGLSDKLRKPDTPGGKETGAAKPKMTPQEKLKIRMQKALNKQSKADKKAAQVKIQQQEHKRQEREGVLRAMARKIRMKERERRERERDEWERQYGRQSHSPSPNAKYSRDYGSSRRRSRSRSRSPYYRY, from the exons ATGTGGCAGGAGGCTCGCAAACATGAGCGCAAGTTGCGCGGTATGATGGTAGACTACAAACGCCGCGGGGAACGGCGGCGTGAGTACTACGAGAAAATT AAAAAGGACCCAGCCCAGTTTCTGCAGGTTCATGGTCGTGCCTATAAAATCCACCTCGATTCGGCTGTAGCCTTGGCCGCCGAGAGTCCCGTCAACAT GATGCCATGGCAGGGAGACCCCAACAACATGATTGACAGGTTCGATGTCAGGGCGCACCTGGACTACATTCCCATGTACACACCTACCCTACTGAGCACCAC TACCCCTGAGCAGGAATCCGAGGAAAGGAAAtgcaattatgaacgttatcgAGGCCTGGTGCAGAACGACTTTGCCAACA TCTCCGAGGAGCAGTGTTTGTACCAGATATATGTGGACGAACTCTACGGCGGCCTACAAAAACCAATTGAGGACGAGAAGAAAAA GCTGACTGAGAAGAAGGCGCAGATCGGCTACACGTACGAGGACAGCACGGTGCCCGAACAGGACGCTCGCTCGGACAAAGGAGACGAGGAGAACTCAGAGGAGGAAGAGTCAGAAGAGGATGAGGTGATCCCTGACATCG ATGTTGAGGTGGACGTGGACGAGCTGAGTACGGAGCAGGAACTGGACCTAAACAAGATGGCCACGCCGTACGGCATGGGAGAAGGAGACTTCGTCTG GATGTTGAGAAAAGACAAGGAGGAAGTGGAGGCCATAAAACATGCCAAAGCGCTGGAGGCAGAGAAGGCGATGTACTCG GGCCGGCGATCTcgcagacagaggagagagttcCGTGAAAAATACATGAAGGGAAGGCAAATCAGTCCTCCCAG CTATGCCAGAAGAGATAGTCCCACCTATGACCCCTACAAACG ACCTCAGTCCGAGTCGAGTTCGGAGTCGCGTTCTCGTTCGAGGTCCCCAGGCAACGATAAGATCACCTTCATCACCAGCTTTGGGGGAAGTGACGACGAGGGCACTGCGACCGCACAAGCCCCGCCTTCTGCGCAGTCAAGCCACGCCCCCTCCAACCCTGCAGGTCATAGCAGGGGCTCCCG GAGGCGCTCCTCCTCCAGCCGCTCTTCCTACTCCTCACGCTCCTCCTCGCGCCACTCGTCCCGCTCGTCGTCCCGGTCCAGGCGCGGGCGGCGGGCACGCGGAGCTCGCGACGTCCGGCACTCGCGCTCTCGCTCCCGCCGCCGCTCCGACTCCAGGTCGCGCCAGCGCGGAGGGGCGGGGGGCGGCGGAGGCTCCAGAAGACGCTACGAACGCACGCGCTCCCGCTCCACGGAGAGAGAGCGCGACAGGGGGAGGCACTACGCACCACGCAGGCGAACCAG GTCACACTCTCGATCTCGATCGGCTGACCGCGGTCGGCGAGGCGGGCGGAGTTCCCGCTCTCGCTCTCGCTCGGCTGACCGCGGCCGtcgaggtgggcggagttgtGGTTAcaggaggggcggagccagcaGCAGTCGAAGTCCGTCCTGCTCCATTCCCACCAGCcaaagcccctccccttcctcccGCTCCAGCCAGACCGCCACAGCCGGTCTTTCTGACAAACTGAGAAA GCCTGACACTCCGGGTGGTAAAGAGACGGGAGCTGCCAAA CCCAAGATGACCCCCCAAGAAAAGCTGAAGATTCGCATGCAGAAGGCTCTCAACAAACAAT CCAAGGCGGATAAGAAGGCCGCACAAGTAAAAATCCAGCAGCAGGAACACAAacgacag GAACGAGAAGGAGTCCTAAGAGCCATGGCTCGCAAAATACGCATGAA GGAGCGAGAGCGGCGGGAGAGGGAGCGGGATGAGTGGGAACGTCAGTATGGCCGCCAGAGCCATTCACCTTCCCCTAACGCcaaataca GTCGAGATTACGGCTCATCCAGACG GAGGTCGCGCTCCAGATCACGAAGCCCGTACTATCGCTACTGA